A window of Microbispora hainanensis genomic DNA:
GGGCTGCTGGAGGACGCCGGATACGTCCGCGCGGCCGAAGGCGACACGCCGGACGTCGTCGTGTTCAACACCTGTGCCGTACGCGAGAACGCCGACAACCGGCTCTACGGCAACCTGGGCCACCTGAGACCGATCAAGATGGCCCGCAAGGGCATGCAGATCGCGGTCGGCGGGTGCCTGGCGCAGAAGGACCAGGGCGAGATCGTCCGCCGGGCCCCGTGGGTGGACGTGGTCTTCGGCACTCACAACATCGGGTCGCTGCCGGTGCTGCTGGAGCGGGCCCGGATCGCCGAAGAGGCCCAGGTCGAGATCAAGGAGTCCCTGGAGACCTTCCCCTCCACGCTGCCGAGCCGCCGCGAGTCGGCGTACGCGGCCTGGGTGGCGATCTCGGTCGGGTGCAACAACACCTGCACGTTCTGCATCGTGCCGTCGCTGCGCGGCAAGGAGAAGGACCGCCGTCCCGGCGACATCCTCAACGAGGTGCGCACGCTCGTCGACCAGGGCGTCCTGGAGATCACCCTGCTGGGGCAGAACGTCAACACCTACGGCGTGGAGTTCGGCGACCGGCTGGCGTTCGGCAAGCTGCTGCGGGCCTGCGGCGACATCGAGGGCCTGGAGCGGGTCCGCTTCACTTCGCCCCACCCGGCCGCCTTCACCGACGACGTGATCGCCGCCATGGCCGAGACGCCGAACGTGATGCACCAGTTGCACATGCCGCTGCAGTCCGGCTCCGACCGCATCCTCAAGGCCATGCGCCGGTCATACCGGTCCGAGCGCTACCTCGGGATCATCGAGCGGGTCCGGGCCGCGATGCCGGACGCCGCGATCTCGACCGACATCATCGTGGGCTTCCCCGGCGAGACCGAGGAGGACTTCCAGCAGACCCTCGACGTCGTACGGCGGTCGCGCTTCGCCAACGCGTTCACGTTCCAATACTCCATCCGGCCCGGCACCCCCGCCGCCACGATGGAGGACCAGGTGCCCAAGGAAGTCGTCCAGGAGCGCTACGAGCGCCTGGTCGCCCTCCAGGAGGAGATCTCCTGGGAGGAGAACAAGAAGCAGGTCGGCCGCACCCTGGAGGTGCTGGTCGCCGAGGGCGAGGGCCGCAAGGACGACGCCACCCGCCGCCTGTCCGGCCGGGCGGCCGACAACCGCCTCGTCCACCTCGCCGGCGAGGCCGCCGCCGACGCGCGCCCCGGCGACATGGTCACGGTCGAGGTGACCTATGCCGCGCCGCACCACCTGGTGGCCGACAAGGTCCTGTCCGTACGGCGGACCCGCGCGGGCGACGCGTGGGAGGCCCGGCAGGCCGCTCCGCAGCGGGGCAACGCGGTCAGCCTGGGAATGCCCACCATCGGGCGTCCCGCTCCGCTGCCCGCCGAGCCGTCCGCCTGCTCGGCCGTCTGACGCGTCGGGTCCGGCGACGGCCGGGTCACCGGGCGTTCAACGGGGGTCACCGGCCGCGCCGCTGAGCGGAGCACCGGGCAGGCCGTGGGCCGGCCCGCTGGGCGAGTCAGTGGCGCGGGTCAGGCACGGGCCAGGTCGCCGGGCAGGTCACGCTCCCGGATGCTGGGCCGGCCGTCGGGCAGGTCAGGGCAAGGGCGCGGGTCGGGGCACGCTCCGGGACGCTGGGCCGGCCGCTGATTCCGGCCATCGCGCGGGCACACGACGTTCACTGGCCGAGGGCGCGCAGGACGTCGTAGCAGTAGGCGCGCCGCAGTTCGTCGTCGAACTGCAGGCAGGGGTCCTCGACCCGGGTGCTCGCCGCGCCGGACGGGTCCGTGTCCCCGGCGCTCTTGGACGCAGCGCTCTTGGACGCGGTGTTCCCGGCTTTCGTGGTCTCGGCCATCGTGGCGTCGCTCGTGGAGCCGCGTGCGGTCTGCTGCCGGGCGTCCTGCGGAGCCATGCGGGCCGGTCGCGGCTGCCGCGCCTCCCCGGGCAGGCCGTCAGCGGAGTCGCCTCCGCCGCCCTGTGACGACGAGGACGTCGAGGGCGTCCGGGACCCGGAGGAGGGGCGCGCCGCCGGGGCGGGACGC
This region includes:
- the miaB gene encoding tRNA (N6-isopentenyl adenosine(37)-C2)-methylthiotransferase MiaB yields the protein MTATTQTATTQGAESAARTYEVRTYGCQMNVHDSERLSGLLEDAGYVRAAEGDTPDVVVFNTCAVRENADNRLYGNLGHLRPIKMARKGMQIAVGGCLAQKDQGEIVRRAPWVDVVFGTHNIGSLPVLLERARIAEEAQVEIKESLETFPSTLPSRRESAYAAWVAISVGCNNTCTFCIVPSLRGKEKDRRPGDILNEVRTLVDQGVLEITLLGQNVNTYGVEFGDRLAFGKLLRACGDIEGLERVRFTSPHPAAFTDDVIAAMAETPNVMHQLHMPLQSGSDRILKAMRRSYRSERYLGIIERVRAAMPDAAISTDIIVGFPGETEEDFQQTLDVVRRSRFANAFTFQYSIRPGTPAATMEDQVPKEVVQERYERLVALQEEISWEENKKQVGRTLEVLVAEGEGRKDDATRRLSGRAADNRLVHLAGEAAADARPGDMVTVEVTYAAPHHLVADKVLSVRRTRAGDAWEARQAAPQRGNAVSLGMPTIGRPAPLPAEPSACSAV